A window of Lepidochelys kempii isolate rLepKem1 chromosome 1, rLepKem1.hap2, whole genome shotgun sequence contains these coding sequences:
- the MITD1 gene encoding LOW QUALITY PROTEIN: MIT domain-containing protein 1 (The sequence of the model RefSeq protein was modified relative to this genomic sequence to represent the inferred CDS: inserted 1 base in 1 codon), whose protein sequence is MPAGCRLPPXSQAGPGAVAALEPPAVATLKRAVELDSASRFQESLVCYQEGIDLLLQVLKATKDETKKAHYRQKIPEYMKRAEAIKKHIEKEREDGKYHQQIKIEENSTGFSYEKVFQDYLNETVTEVWVEDPYIRHVHQFYNFLRFCEMLVKGPCRVKTIHLLTSYDEGSGKSQQTSSLEEIKQSLKNYGVTLNVSFSSSIHDREIRFNNGWMIKIGRGLDYFKKPQGRFCLGYCDFDLRPCHETTVDVFHTKHTKKT, encoded by the exons ATGCCCGCCGGGTGCCGCTTGCCCC TGTCCCAGGCCGGTCCGGGCGCGGTGGCCGCGCTGGAGCCCCCGGCGGTGGCGACGCTGAAGCGGGCGGTGGAGCTGGACTCGGCGTCCCGCTTCCAGGAGTCGCTGGTGTGTTACCAGGAGGGGATTGAcctgctgctgcaggtgctgaAAG CTACAAAAGATGAAACAAAAAAAGCTCATTACAGACAAAAAATACCTGAATACATGAAGAGAGCTGAAGCTATTAAAAAACATattgaaaaagaaagagaag ATGGTAAATACCACCAGCAAATTAAAATTGAAGAAAATTCAACTGGTTTCAGCTATGAGAAGGTTTTCCAAGACTACCTTAATGAGACCGTTACAGAAGTTTGGGTAGAGGACCCATACATCAGACATGTTCACCAG TTCTACAACTTCTTAAGATTCTGTGAGATGCTTGTTAAGGGGCCCTGCAGAGTGAAAACTATCCACCTCCTAACTTCCTATGATGAA GGTAGTGGAAAGAGTCAACAGACAAGTAGCCTAGAAGAAATAAAGCAATCACTAAAGAACTATGGAGTAACACTGAATGTCTCATTTTCATCTTCAATTCATGATCGAGAAATAAG ATTCAACAATGGATGGATGATTAAGATTGGAAGAGGGCTTGATTATTTTAAGAAACCACAG GGTCGTTTTTGCCTTGGATACTGTGACTTTGATTTGAGACCATGTCATGAAACAACAGTGGATGTCTTTCATACTAAACATACAAAGAAAACATGA
- the LIPT1 gene encoding lipoyl amidotransferase LIPT1, mitochondrial, which produces MVIPSSLKNYFQLFYVLKISAAGFKCTANRGLILQSVSSDVYQNLAVEDWIHDNMNLENRQVLFLWRNSPTVVIGRHQNPWQECNLKIMRKKNIKLARRRSGGGTVYHDLGNINFTFFTSKKKYERMENLKLVVRALKGLQPQLDVYATDRFDLLLDGNFKISGTAAKLGKTVAYHHCTLLCNADRFLLSAVLKSPYKGIKSNATPSMPALVKNLFEEDPTLTCEMVMDAVAAEYARCHQIDHHITLINPADETVFPGINNKTKELQTWEWIYGKTPKFSISSCFNIVYEHILLEVKVDIHVKHGRIEVCNIDLPEQWLPPAMCNELEKNLIGSKFCPSETTILASALLRICPQNYELHRKWSLLCENVMTLM; this is translated from the coding sequence ATGGTAATCCCATCATCCCTGAAGAActattttcagttattttatgTCCTCAAGATTTCAGCAGCTGGCTTCAAGTGTACAGCAAACAGAGGACTCATTCTACAGTCTGTTTCTAGTGATGTTTACCAGAATTTGGCTGTGGAAGATTGGATTCATGACAACATGAATTTAGAGAACAGACAGGTTCTTTTCCTTTGGAGAAATTCTCCCACTGTGGTGATTGGGAGACACCAGAATCCCTGGCAGGAATGTAACCTCAAGATAATGAGGAAGAAGAACATAAAACTAGCTCGAaggagaagtgggggagggacGGTTTACCATGATCTGGGCAATATCAATTTTACTTTCTTCACATCCAAGAAAAAATATGAGCGAATGGAAAACTTAAAATTGGTTGTTAGGGCTCTAAAAGGATTGCAACCCCAGTTAGATGTGTATGCCACTGACAGATTTGATCTCTTGCTAGATGGGAATTTTAAAATCTCAGGTACTGCTGCAAAGCTAGGAAAGACGGTTGCTTATCATCACTGCACTTTGCTATGCAATGCAGATAGGTTTCTTTTATCTGCTGTACTGAAGAGTCCTTACAAGGGGATAAAAAGCAATGCCACTCCTAGCATGCCTGCTTTAGTGAAAAATCTCTTTGAAGAGGATCCTACATTAACATGTGAGATGGTCATGGATGCTGTTGCTGCAGAATATGCAAGATGCCATCAAATTGACCATCATATTACCCTAATAAACCCAGCCGATGAGACAGTGTTTCCTGGaattaataataaaaccaaaGAACTACAAACCTGGGAATGGATATATGGCAAGACACCAAAATTTAGTATTAGCAGTTGCTTTAACATAGTGTATGAACATATTCTCCTTGAAGTTAAAGTGGATATTCATGTAAAGCATGGGAGAATTGAAGTTTGTAACATAGATTTGCCAGAGCAGTGGCTGCCACCAGCAATGTGCAATGAACTAGAGAAAAACCTAATTGGCAGTAAGTTTTGCCCCAGTGAAACCACAATATTAGCAAGTGCTCTGCTGAGAATATGTCCACAAAACTATGAGTTGCACAGGAAGTGGAGTCTCTTATGTGAGAATGTGATGACACTAATGTGA